A window of Nicotiana tabacum cultivar K326 chromosome 24, ASM71507v2, whole genome shotgun sequence contains these coding sequences:
- the LOC107780186 gene encoding putative aquaporin NIP-type — protein sequence MSKKDIKAVEEGNCSGYKQHANEEDSSLCTSPEVVIIIQKVIAEAIGTYFLIFVGCGAVAVNKTYGSVTFPGICVAWGLIVMVMVYAVGHISGAHFNPAVTIAFAIFRHFPFKQVPLYILAQLVGAILGSGTLYLLLDLKSEAFFGTAPVGSNVQSLVLEFIISYLLMFVISGVATDNRSIGELAGIAIGMTILLNVLVAGPVSGASMNPARSIGPAIVMHEYKGLWVYIVGPILGTIVGAFTYNLIRFTEKPLKELTKSSTFLKSMSRSHA from the exons ATGTCAAAAAAAGACATAAAAGCAGTTGAAGAAGGGAATTGCTCAGGTTATAAACAACATGCCAATGAAGAAGATTCAAGCCTCTGCACCTCACCTGAGGTTGTCATTATCATTCAAAAG GTGATAGCAGAGGCGATCGGAACGTACTTTTTGATATTTGTAGGATGTGGTGCAGTAGCAGTAAATAAAACATATGGTTCAGTAACATTTCCAGGAATATGTGTAGCATGGGGTTTAATTGTTATGGTCATGGTCTATGCTGTTGGTCATATTTCTGGTGCACATTTCAACCCTGCAGTTACCATTGCCTTTGCCATCTTTAGGCATTTCCCCTTCAAACAG GTGCCATTATACATATTGGCACAGTTGGTTGGggcaattcttggaagtggaacTTTGTATCTGCTGCTTGATTTGAAATCTGAGGCATTTTTTGGAACAGCTCCAGTGGGATCAAATGTTCAATCTTTGGTTCTTGAATTCATCATCTCTTACCTCTTAATGTTTGTCATTTCTGGTGTTGCCACTGACAACAGATCA ATTGGAGAGCTTGCAGGAATTGCTATTGGAATGACAATACTCCTAAATGTTCTGGTTGCAGG GCCAGTATCAGGAGCATCAATGAACCCAGCAAGGAGTATTGGGCCAGCAATTGTGATGCATGAGTACAAAGGGCTTTGGGTTTACATAGTTGGGCCAATATTGGGTACTATAGTTGGTGCTTTCACTTATAACCTAATTAGGTTTACAGAAAAACCACTCAAAGAACTCACAAAAAGTTCAACATTTCTCAAGAGCATGTCCAGAAGCCATGCTTAA